The sequence AAGGACGCCCACCCGCAACTCTCAAGGGCCTGTCGCCGAGCCGCTGAGACACTCAGCGAGGTGCAGACGGAATTCTTGCAGTCGGTCACCGAAGAAATCGAAGATTCGGGGGAGCATCTGGTCGAGGGCGAATACATGCTCAATGAGTTTATCGATCGTTTCGGTCCTCGCATGGCTCATCTCAACGGAATCCTGCAAGTCCTCGCCCAACTTGGTACGGGCGAACCTGTTGCCGAGCAGCAACAGCACTAACCGGCACAGCATTTTGCTGGTTGGTAAAAAAAATTCCCAAGTGAACCTTTCCACAAACGGCTCCGTCCGTTACGCTCTGGCGAATTCAGCAAACGAGTCGCTTTTCTGACTTGCCGCTGAGCTCTCAAAGACACACATTATCGATACATCGGGGCGTAGCTCAGCCTGGCAGAGCGCCTGGTTTGGGACCAGGAGGTCGCATGTTCAAATCATGTCGCCCCGACTGTTTTAGAAGGCTGGTGTACCGCAGGTGCACCAGCCTTCTTTTTTTAGATCTCACGTGTGTCGCCAAGCTGGCGAGAAAGTCCTCTGAAAGTTCTTGTTCAGAGTTGAGTCAACGCAGAGGCACCACCCCATGTCTTCCCGCTCCGGGCGGAGCGGTGAGGAGGCGATACCGTGACAAGCCGTCGTCGGCCCCTCTCTTCCGAGACGATGGAATCTCGTCGCTCAATCTCGTTGTCGACTTCGCTCAGGCGGCGACGATTTGAGTTAAGATAACCGCAGCGTGGTCTGACTTTCCTGGACAGACCGGTCGCGTTCCCTCCCCCCATTCCCACCGAGCACGTCATGCCGTTCCCTTGCTTTCCATTCCACCGCTCTTTGATGTCGATTGCGATCGGCGTCGTCGCTGCCACGACGGCCACGCACGCGGACGTTCGCCTGCCGTCGGTGTTCAGTGACCACATGGTACTGCAACAAAAACAGGAAATCCGAATTTGGGGATGGGCTGAGAAAGGTGAAGCGGTCGACGTTCGCTTTCGTGATGCCGCCGCCACCACGCAGGCCGACGACCATGGACGTTGGCAGGTCGAATTGCCAGCGATGGACGCCACTGCCCAACCGCAAACACTCGTCGTCAAAGGTAACAACACGATCGAAGTGAGTGATATCCTGATCGGCGAAGTCTGGCTCTGTTCGGGGCAATCGAACATGGAATGGACCGTCGATCGATGCACCGATGCTGAGCAAGAAATAGCAGCGGCCAACTACCCGTTGATCCGACACATCGCCATTCCGAAAACATCCAGTTTTTTGCCCGTCGATGACGTGCCCGCTGATTGGAAGGTCTGCTCGCCCGAAACCGCTGGTCGCTTCACAGCCTGCGGCTACTTCATGGCCCGTCATCTCTACCAAGAACTTAATGTACCCATCGGTCTGGTAAATTCGTCTTGGGGAGGTACCCGTGTCGAACCGTGGACGCCACCGGTAGGATTTCAGCAAGTCCCTGCCCTTGAGAATATTTACCGGTCCATCATCACGCGCACACCGGGAACGGATGCCTACGAACAGCGATTGACCGCGCACATTGATGCGACAACCGACTGGGTCGAGACAGCCAGGGCGTCGATGAAAACCAACGCATTGCTGTCGCCCAGCCCTGCTTATCCGAGCGAATTATTGCCATTCAGCCAGCATCAGGATCCGACCATGTTGTACAACGGCATGATCCATCCAATCCTCGGTTTTTCCATTCGCGGAGCGATCTGGTATCAGGGCGAATCCAACCATGCCGAGGGCATGCTGTATCTGGAAAAGAAAAAGGCTCTGATCAGCGGTTGGCGTGAACTCTGGAAACAAGGTGATTTCCCGTTCTATTACGTTCAGATCGCACCGTATCAATACGGTAGTGAAGATGCTGAGATCCTACCAAGGTTCTGGGAAGCTCAGGCGGCCGTGGAGGACGAGGTGCCCCACACCGCCATGGTGGTCATCAATGACCTCGCCACCATCGACAACATCCATCCACCGGCAAAGCAGGAGGTGGGACGACGCCTCGCTCGGCTGGCGCTCAAGAACGATTATGGTCGCAGTGAAACTGTCGCTCACAGCCCAGAGATGAAGTCGATGGAAATTGATGGTAATCAAGTACGGATCGTATTCAGCAACGCTGCTGGCGGCCTGAAGACTCGAGATGGCCAAGCGCCCACTGATTTTGAAGTCATTGGTGCCGGTTCAGGTGGCTTTCAACCCGCCACCGCGACGATCGATGGCGATACGCTGATCCTGACATCAGACAAAGTCAAGCAACCCGTGGCCTTCCGATTTGCTTGGAACAAAACCGCTGAGCCCAATCTCATGGGCGGAACGGGATTGCCTGTCGGTGCGTTCCGTGGTGGCGAACTTCCTGAATTTGTCGATACCCTGCCAATCAGCAGCGACTATCAACTCGTCTACGACCTCGATTTGGCGAAACTCGGGAAAGAGATCCAGTATGATGTCGATAACAGTAACGATGTCAAAGCGTTCGATCGCGTTGCGTATCTCCTCGAACTCGCTCGCGAGGATGGTAGCGACCAAGCGATCTTTGTTTCCATGGATGCATTCACCGACGATGTCAATCGGATCGGTATTCCAACGAAGGCGTCGGGAGCTCATTTTCAGCAACGCGTCAATTCGCTCGATGTATTCACGACCGTCGATGGTATTCAAACCGGCGTCAACATGGCAAAAGGTAATATCGAGTTCTGGCCACACAATTATGCGGCAGCCAATGACGCAAAGGTGCCCGGGGCTAGCAATAGTGTTTACGACTTTGGTGACAAACCGAGCGAACCGGTCGATGGCTATGGAAGCATGCAAGTCCACGATTTCGGCGCGAAGCAAACTCTCTTTGCGATCAACAAATGGAATGCGGGAGCGAAAGCAGACATCGGCATTGGCAATAGTCCTGGAGAAACTCGTGATTGGACGTTCACCGGGAACGCCGATACATACACGAGCAAACGATTGCGTGTGTATGTGCACGTTCAATCCGGAGCACAGGACTGAACGACCTCGCTTTGCTGCTCGCAGCAGCGATGATAGGTCCCGTTGATGTGGCGATACGCGTCGCGGGGGTGACCCAATCGCGCGCGATGGACTCACGCGAGCCCCCGAGAAAGCTTAATCGCGGCCACTACGCCAAATCGATAGGCACAAAGCGGTCATCACCGTCATGCTCGCGAGTGTCCCAACGAGTCCCAGGATGCTCAGTCTGCTGAGTCCTACCATGGGGGCGTTGGGGAACAGCACGGGTGAAACCTCGTATGACAACATCAATGACGAGCCAAGAAAAACCGCGCTGGCCATCAGTCCGACGACCAATCGATTGACGGCTGGCGTGATCCGCTTAGGATCCAGGCGTAACTGCAGTTGTCCGAGCCTTGCTTGGTTCAAAATGGCCAGCACCTGCTCGGGGGCCTCTTCTAAAAATGCTTCGTTTTCTAAGTAGATCCTACGGGCTTGCCGCAACCGACGTTTCGGCGAGAGGCGGCGCCAGATCACGCGACGCATGTAGTTTTGAACGATATCAAGCGAATCGAAACCCACGCCGAGTTCGCGCATCGTGCCTTCAAGAGAAATCAGCATCTTGATCAACAGCGCAGATTGGTTGGGCAGGGTGATCCCGTGGCGATGCAGAATTTCGCTGAGTTGGTTCAATGATCCGGCGAGGTCAAACCGGTCGAGCGATTGGCGTCCGAAAGTATCGACAAACTCGGTGACATCGATCTCTAACGCGGCCTGATCCAAGTCCAGTCGAGGACTGCCCACACCGCGAATCAGCCGAGTCAAACGACGTCGATCACCAGCATGAATCGCAAAGAGCATCTCTTCGATCGACTCCCGCAGCGTTTCGTCGATGCGCCCGGTCATGCCGAAATCGAGAATGCCGAGTCGTCCGTCGGGCAGACAGAAAAGATTACCGGGATGCGGATCGGCGTGAAAGAAACCGTCTTCAAATACCATCTTCAAGTAGATCTTTGCCAACCGGGTACCAAATCCTGATGGCAGATTTGCTTTGGACAATCGCGGAAGTTGCGGAGACTGCGGCGGGCCCGCGGCCTCGTCATCCCGGGAGCCAAGGTCCTTCGCCGCCGGATGCGCGCGGCCGCTAAACAGACTTGCCAAGGTGACGCCGGCCAACTCGTCCATCACCAGCACGCGGCGGCTACATAGTCGATCAACCACCGCTGGAATAACGACTTGCTCGTGATTATCGGCAAGCATCTCGGCGAACTGTTTGAGGTTGCCACGCTCACGATTGAAATCGAGTTCGTGCAGAATCATGGGACGTAATTGGCGGACCATGTCCGTCGGCCCCCAGATCGCAAGGGTATCCACACGAGCGGCCAATTGGGCGAGCCCCTCGAGCACCTCCAGGTCCTGACGCATCAAGCGGTCAATCCCCGATCGTTGCACTTTGACAACAACGCGGCGCCCGTCGAGCAGCACCGCTCGGTGAACTTGGCCGATTGATGCTGTCGCCAACGGCGCAAAGTCGAAGGATTCGAATTTTGTCTCGAAATCGTCTCCCAGTTCCGCGCGGAGTGTCGCCCGCACCTGGTCGGCGCTGTCTGGCTCGACCCGGCCGCGCAATCCCTTGAGTTCCTCTGCTAACTCGACTCCCACGAGGTCGGCGCGAGAGGCGAGTACCTGCCCGACCTTGATGAAGGTGGGACCCAGTTCGGTAATTGCCATCCGGATCCGCTCCGCCCGCGTGTACTGCGTCAGCGGTACGCCGGATCGATCGGTGATCCAGTTACGAAATGGCAGTCGCGGCGACCGGCTCAGCCAGTCGGCCAGACCATAACGGCGCAACACCGCCAGAATCTCGCGTCCACGACGCAGATTTCGGTAGAGGCTCGGTATCGACGTCAGCTTCATGACGAGAATCGAATGGGCCTGCGGTGGCGGCGGGGACTTGGTTAGCCGACGGCTCCACATGCCAGCTTTGATGCACCACCAGCAGCTGGTGCCGCTGGCTCAAATCAAAGACCGGATAAGTCCACCCCAATCACGCGTGCCGGGGCGAGAACATGACCTCTCCAAACTAGTCAACTACGGCGTGTAGTGTGAGAGCAGGAGAATGAAATGCTCAAGCTCGAAACCAGATTCGAGCGATTCTCGCAGATGTAACGAAAGAAGCGGTGTTAACGCATGATCGGATAGCCTGACGATTTGCCCGTGCTTCCAGGCGTGTATCCCGCTGGCTGAACGTCGTTCGAACCACCGCTTCCCGTCCCGCTGCTATTCTTGCTCGCCGAAGCGGTTTGGTAGGCGGGAGTCTTTTCCGCACCTCCTGGCGAACTCGAGTTCGGCGTGGAATTACCTAGCGGCGAGGGGCTCGACGGTGGTAGGTCCAACGCAGCCACCGCAGGGGATCCAGCTGCACCAGTCGGAGACGACGCGATGGCATTTGCCGGTGAGTTCGGTGCCGCAGCGGCCGCGATCGGTGCAGGCGGCGGGATCATGTCGCTGGGCAGCCCGAAGCCTCCAGAGCTCGCCGGGGCACTTGCCTGGGCGGTCGCGGACGGAGCGGGAGCCTGCATTCCATCGAGAGGTGGCATGCCAAAGGCAGAACCGGACGGGTTTTGGGCTGGTGACGCCTTGGCCTGAGCCGACTTCGCGTCCGCCACAGATTCAGTATTGGCAATGGGCTCCTTGCCGAGTTGATAGCCGGATGGCAACCCACCAGCGCCCTCGGGTTTACTGGCTGACGTGGTACCAGCTGGAGTGGCTGCGGGGACACCGCCATAACCATTCGCAGCGGCGGCTAGATCGCTGGATGCCGGCAGGCCGCTGCGACCTGGCAAAGCATAGGCGGGAGGTACAGCGTTCTCACCCGCGGCAAGTGTCGTGGAAACGGTCGGCGGGACGTCCGATGGAGGGACTTTCCCCGTTGGGAACCCGGCTGGCACGCCGCTGGTGGGCGTCTTTACCTGGTCGCCTGCCAACGCGTATGGATTGGCGCTCGTCGCTGGGGCGTTCGTTTCTGGAGCCGCCGCAATCTTGTCGGTTTCAGGCGTTGTGCCCCCCGCGATCGAGGCAATTGCCTCGGGAGTGGCTCGAGCTGATGGGGGCGACGGATAAGTAGTCGTGGGGCCGGAGCCCGCGAGTACCTCCGCAGACGGCTCACTGCGACCAAACATGTTCCAGGATGGCTTGCCACTTCGGCAGCCTACCGCGGGAAATGTTGCGATCACACACGCAGCCAGGGCCGCGCGAGCGGCACCCCGACGCGAGAGTTGGGCGTGGTGAGAGAGTTTTGTTTCGGCGATTTCCGTTCGCTTCATCGTCGCATCCTTAGGAAGGGAGCGGGGCAATGCTGATTTATGTGAGACGTCCATCTATTGCGATCGACCGTTTCAATCAGAAAAATCAAGCAAATCTCGCAAAGATTGTCCCGTCCTAAGAATTTTCACCTGCCAACGTCAATGCCAGCTCAGATTCCCCAAACAAAAAGGGGGCTGCTCTCCGCTGGCGATCGGACCTCGTTGCTAACCAAATTGCTCCGATACCTTGTCCGCGTGGGGGTGCGCGGGCGCGTGACGAGGCATGCAAACGTCTCGCGGCAACGCAACCCGTCCACATTTGTACCCAATATCACCATAGAAAAAGTTTGACAGTGGCGAACTGCCACGGTAATGTGGCATTATTCCCCTCTGCAGCCGCATTGCGTGCCCAGAAAAGGTCATTGTGGAATGTCATGGTTGACAGCGAGGTACGTGTTGACAACTGCCGGCGGCGACTGACGGGCAGGCTGATAAACCGCCGATGGCGGGAGGGTATTCGTTCTCGTTTCTTGATTTTTTCGTCTCTCTCTCGAGGGCAGGCCTGCGGACTCTCGAGTTGCTCGCCTCTTTTTACTTTTACCCAATAGGTTCGTGATGAAGAAGTTTCTTTCGGTTTTTGCCTTGTTGGTTTGTCTCGGTGGATGCACCAGCGATAAGCCTGTTGTTGTTGATGAGGCCGGGATGACGCCCGAGCAGCAGGCTGAGCAGAAGGCCTATGTCGAGGAGATGGACGGGCCACCGCCGAGCTGAGTCGGCCCGCGTCCAGCACGCCGTGTTTACCGCGGCAGCTCCTCGGTGATGGGGCAGTTGGTGACCAAGCATTGAAGAGGCTCATATCGTTACGGACGGAGCGTCCGCCGTAATTTCATTTTTTTCTGTTCTAGAAATGTAGGGTTCATTCCATGAAACGGCTTTCCCGGTCAGCGTTCACGCTGGTCGAACTCTTGGTGGTTATCGCCATCATCGGCGTCCTGGTAGGGCTTTTATTGCCCGCCGTTCAGGCCGCCCGCGAAGCAGCTCGACGGATGAGTTGCAGTAATAACTTCAAACAAATTGGTCTGGGGTTACATAATTATCATTCGGCCTATAACCAGTTGCCCCAGCACATGACGGGCAACACTCGCACGCACACGAACAACTCCGAGGTGTGTAATCGACTTTATATCAGTGCCCAAGTCGGATTGACCCCGTTCGTCGAGCAACAAGCCCTCTGGCAACAAATCAGTAATCCGTTTGATCGCAATGGCGATGGGACCCTCGCGTACCCGCCCGACAGCCCACCGATGGGGCCCGGTCCTTGGCAGACTTACTATCCACCATGGATGACGGAGATTCCGATGCTGCGCTGCCCGAGCGACCCCGGCCGGGGACTGCCCGCCCTGGGACGCTGCAACTACGCGGTATGTGTCGGAGATGTGATGGAGCTGACCCACAGTGGTGGGAAGAACGAAAGTGGCATCTACGATGCAACTGACCCGCTGGACAATGATGAATGCAGTATGCGTCTGGGCGGCGGCAGCAATAACAATAACCGAGCGCAACAGGCCCAAGCACGCAACCGGGGGATGTTTTGGTGTCGCCATACCACTCGCTTCCGTGATTGTTTGGACGGCCTCTCCGGCACGATCTGCATGGGCGAGATTGCCACGATTCTCGGTGGACGCGAAATCATTTCAGAGTTTGTGCTCAACGGGCCCGATACGATCTCCACGATTCCTTCTGCCTGTGACGACCAGGTGGATCCTGCACGCCCGCAGTTTTGGCTCACCAGCGCCAGCGTAGGTGGTGGCAACCAAATCCGCGGAGGTCGCTGGGCAGATGGTCGGATCCAGTACACGGCATTCCACACGATCAAGCCACCAAATAGCTTGAGTTGTTTCCGTGGGGGCGATGCCTCTCAGGGAATCTCGTCAGCCTCGAGTCGTCACCAGGGTGGTGCACACGTTCTGATGGGTGATGGTGCGGTCAGGTTCATTACCGAAAGCATCGAGGCTGGTAACCAGCAGATGACTCCGGCTCACACGGGAGCACAGAGTACGTTCGGATTGTGGGGGGCGCTGGGGACTCGCGCCTCACGCGAGACCGCGCAGCTTGAGTAGGTCGGTCGGCCACTGCGTGCCCTGAGTGAGAGAACTGTTGACGTTGGCCGAGCAATTGCCCGGCCAACGTTTTTCTTTTTTGCCGTGGGCCTTCATCGCGACGGCGCGAAAACTCGGTAGGGAGCCCACAGTCCTCGCTTGATCCGCAGCACTGCCACCAAATCACCTTGACCGTCCTTGGCAATGCATTCCTCGACGACTGGTTGAACGGCGGATGCCTCACCGCTGTGGCGGTCCAGAGATTCGGCCCGCGCCCCGGTCAGCCCCAGATCTTGTTGCGAGGGCATTTGTGGTTCGCCAGAAATGGGCAGGCCGTGGCGGAGTCGCTCCACGTCGTCGCTGTCCAGGTGCATCGAA comes from Allorhodopirellula heiligendammensis and encodes:
- a CDS encoding sialate O-acetylesterase → MSIAIGVVAATTATHADVRLPSVFSDHMVLQQKQEIRIWGWAEKGEAVDVRFRDAAATTQADDHGRWQVELPAMDATAQPQTLVVKGNNTIEVSDILIGEVWLCSGQSNMEWTVDRCTDAEQEIAAANYPLIRHIAIPKTSSFLPVDDVPADWKVCSPETAGRFTACGYFMARHLYQELNVPIGLVNSSWGGTRVEPWTPPVGFQQVPALENIYRSIITRTPGTDAYEQRLTAHIDATTDWVETARASMKTNALLSPSPAYPSELLPFSQHQDPTMLYNGMIHPILGFSIRGAIWYQGESNHAEGMLYLEKKKALISGWRELWKQGDFPFYYVQIAPYQYGSEDAEILPRFWEAQAAVEDEVPHTAMVVINDLATIDNIHPPAKQEVGRRLARLALKNDYGRSETVAHSPEMKSMEIDGNQVRIVFSNAAGGLKTRDGQAPTDFEVIGAGSGGFQPATATIDGDTLILTSDKVKQPVAFRFAWNKTAEPNLMGGTGLPVGAFRGGELPEFVDTLPISSDYQLVYDLDLAKLGKEIQYDVDNSNDVKAFDRVAYLLELAREDGSDQAIFVSMDAFTDDVNRIGIPTKASGAHFQQRVNSLDVFTTVDGIQTGVNMAKGNIEFWPHNYAAANDAKVPGASNSVYDFGDKPSEPVDGYGSMQVHDFGAKQTLFAINKWNAGAKADIGIGNSPGETRDWTFTGNADTYTSKRLRVYVHVQSGAQD
- a CDS encoding ABC1 kinase family protein; translation: MKLTSIPSLYRNLRRGREILAVLRRYGLADWLSRSPRLPFRNWITDRSGVPLTQYTRAERIRMAITELGPTFIKVGQVLASRADLVGVELAEELKGLRGRVEPDSADQVRATLRAELGDDFETKFESFDFAPLATASIGQVHRAVLLDGRRVVVKVQRSGIDRLMRQDLEVLEGLAQLAARVDTLAIWGPTDMVRQLRPMILHELDFNRERGNLKQFAEMLADNHEQVVIPAVVDRLCSRRVLVMDELAGVTLASLFSGRAHPAAKDLGSRDDEAAGPPQSPQLPRLSKANLPSGFGTRLAKIYLKMVFEDGFFHADPHPGNLFCLPDGRLGILDFGMTGRIDETLRESIEEMLFAIHAGDRRRLTRLIRGVGSPRLDLDQAALEIDVTEFVDTFGRQSLDRFDLAGSLNQLSEILHRHGITLPNQSALLIKMLISLEGTMRELGVGFDSLDIVQNYMRRVIWRRLSPKRRLRQARRIYLENEAFLEEAPEQVLAILNQARLGQLQLRLDPKRITPAVNRLVVGLMASAVFLGSSLMLSYEVSPVLFPNAPMVGLSRLSILGLVGTLASMTVMTALCLSIWRSGRD
- a CDS encoding DUF1559 domain-containing protein, with amino-acid sequence MKRLSRSAFTLVELLVVIAIIGVLVGLLLPAVQAAREAARRMSCSNNFKQIGLGLHNYHSAYNQLPQHMTGNTRTHTNNSEVCNRLYISAQVGLTPFVEQQALWQQISNPFDRNGDGTLAYPPDSPPMGPGPWQTYYPPWMTEIPMLRCPSDPGRGLPALGRCNYAVCVGDVMELTHSGGKNESGIYDATDPLDNDECSMRLGGGSNNNNRAQQAQARNRGMFWCRHTTRFRDCLDGLSGTICMGEIATILGGREIISEFVLNGPDTISTIPSACDDQVDPARPQFWLTSASVGGGNQIRGGRWADGRIQYTAFHTIKPPNSLSCFRGGDASQGISSASSRHQGGAHVLMGDGAVRFITESIEAGNQQMTPAHTGAQSTFGLWGALGTRASRETAQLE